CTCTCGGATACGCGCAATACCGATGGTGGCATAGCCGCTCAGGTCATCACTGCCCAACTTGAGACAGGTGCGCAATTTACCGACCTGGATACGTGCCGACTCTCCAGACACTGAAGCGCTGTTGCGGGCATCGAAATTGGCGGCCTGATACCGCGCCTGGGGAAAGTCTTCCTGATCGCGAATAGACTCCTGGCTACCGGGGCGCTTCATCGGGATACACAGATAAACAGTTTCGTCGCGCGTGTTTACCGGCACCTCAAGAATATCCGGTTGATTTTCATGCTCCGGTGCCAGAATTGGTGTTCCATCCGGAAATATGGCACGCACTCTGGATACTGAGATTTTCCCCATCGCAAGCGGCTCACTGTCGAGGCCAAGCTCCACGATCCCCCAGGTATGTATACCAAGGGCGCCGGTGCGGGATTCCACCAGCTGCTCCAGATATCGGTCCTGCTGCTGGAAATGCTGAGGCCGAAGGAACATGCCTTCGCTCCAGATCACTTTATTGTTCGCCGACATACACGATCCCTGTTATGGCGCAACGCGCCGCTTCAATAATACTGATTGACGATATTCTCTGGTTGGCACCAGCGCTTTTATTCACCCTGACGAAGTTTTTGCAGTCGCTCGTACTCTGCACTGGAAATAGTCACGGTTTTACCCGAGTCTTGCTCGCGCTTTTTCGCGGTAACGGCGCGTTGACGTCGATCCAGCGCATCGGTGGAGACGATTTTTATATCGGTAAGTGTTACAGCATATTCATTGTCATTGTGTGGTTTTATCGGCAGCAACATCAAAGATTCTGCGCGCTGGTACTGTACAAATTCAGCCAACAGGCCAATGTACTTCACCTCAGGCGTCAGCCCCAGAGTTTCCACACGTTCTTCGCCGGGTGCGAACTCTTTGAGTATCACGGTATCTATCAGGTCCCGCCCTAAACGAGACTCTGCATTTTCATACAGGTTCAGAAATTCTTCCCGAGAGAACTGACGGTCATCCGCTAGCATGAATACCCGCACAACCACTGGAGAGGAACGCCCATCACTGTCCGGGTTTACGTCAGTTGTTGCCGACAGAGTCAACTCCACATTGGTATCAAAATTCAGCGTTTCGCGCGTGGTCTGGCAACCCGCCAGCAGCAACAATGCGCAACAGCCAATGAAGAATTTATTAAGGTTTTTCCAATTCATTCTGCCCCCGGATTTCATCAATGATGCAATAACTTAATAAGGACTTATCCCACACGCTCAGTTACAGGTCAGCAAAGTGCGCGACATAAGTGTGATATAGATGACTTGTTTCGCTAAAGCTCTGACCCCGAGAGACTGCGCGCATTCTTCAGCTCCGAAAGCTGACTTTCGTAAGTTGCCGCAAACTCTTCACCAAACAAATTTCGGTAGCAGGTATCCGGATCACTGACCATAGCGCGGTAGATTTCCTTGAACCCTTCCCAGTTGCGGGCATTCTTACTGGCGAATACCCCCCCCTGGTTATTGACCCTGCGCTCAATATTTTCCGGACTGAAAAATTTGAGCATGCTCTCGTACCCCGCACGCATACCCGCCAGTACTGCTACCTGATGATCGGAAAGATCATCAAAGCTATCGCGCACCGCCTCCTGTGGTGACAGAAAGGCACCGTTGGCAGTACTTAAACTGCTGAACATGGCATTGAGAGCATCCTGCGCAGTTGCACTGAATTTCAGCGGATTGTTGGCTTCGGTCTGTATCATGGTCCGCTGTACGCGCAGTTCGTTTTTGATGCTGTTGCGCGCGCGCAACAAGTCGATCAGCCGCTCAATAGTCTGAGTAATGATGGCGCCACCCTGTTGCTCCAGCGCGGGCAATTGCTCTGCGGGAATATTGAGACCCAACGCGCGAGCAAGCCCGGCCATAGATTCCGTTGGCTGTGGCTGTGGCTGTGGCTGTGGCTGTGGCTGTGGCTGTGGCTGTGGCTGTGGCTGTGGCTCAGCATTCCCGCCAGACTGAAGTGGTGCAAACTGCTGCGAAGCGCCGGCAAAGCCTGTCGCGGCAGGCGACACCATTTCGGTACCAGAAGGCTCCGGTACAGGCGATTGAGGCCGCTGGGACGAAGGCGCAGCAGGGGTAGCGGGAGCAGAAGGCGTAATGCCGTGTAAACCTGAGGGCGCGGGGGAACCAACCGTTGGACTGCTACCGGGTTCTTCGAACCCCGGAGCACCCTGAACCTGCGTGCCAGCAATTGCCGAGAATGAATCGGCAAAAGGATTCTCTGAATTCTGCTCGGGCGAAAGCGGAGCTTGCGCACTGGAACCCATCGGCGGGGCAGGCTGGGGACTCGGCACGGCTCCCTGTGGCTGCACGTAAGAGGATCCGGCCGCCGGCGTCGCCACATCCGACGGCGTCGGGGTTACCGCTGGCTGCGGCTGGGAAACGGAAAACTGCATCGAGTGCTGATCGGCGGGGGCATGGTCCTGCTCGCTCGCTTCTTTCCACCAGGCATCCCCGTCGTCTTGCAGCCATCCCTGACCGCCACCAGCAGTCCCGTGATGACTTCCACTATCCAGCAGCCCGCCGAGGGAGCCTGATCCTGCAGCGTGATTCGAAGATCCACTCAGTGCCTGTAGAGGGTCTGTCACCTGAGGCTGTCCCAGGAAGTCGCTGCCACCCAGGTCTTTGTCCGGGGTGGCGAGATAGCCCCACTCACCGCTTTGACTGGCGCCTCCTCCCGAACCCGGCTCCAGCCACGAGTCCAGCTCCTGAGCTTCCTGGGCCGACTGCATCTTGGCCGCCGCTGCCGGGCTGAAGGTGGTCCGGTCGGAACTGTCCAGGAAATCGGCCCCACCGACTCCTTGGGGCAATTCAGATTCAGCCGGACGCTGGCGAAACGCAACCTTCAGCTGGTAGTCACCTACGCCAATCACATCGCCATCCCCCAGAACCACCTGATTCCCTTTACCAATCGGTTCAGCTGCCTGATTGTGATAGGTACCATTGGTACTGTGATCGGTAAGAATGTACTGGTTTTCCTGGAAGGCGATCTGGCCATGGCGGGACGAAACCACCCGATCCGGATCAGGCAACACCCAATCATTGCTATCCGCGCGACCGAAGGTGCCACCAGCCGGGGTAAACAGCTTGGTGTGTTTGAGCATGTTGGCACCTTGTGGGTCTGCCAACACAGAGAGTATCAATTCCATTTTACTCGCTCTCGCGCATTAGAAATTTCTGCCATTTGTGTATTGGTTTTGCTGGCAATGCTCAGGCCCAGGGACCCGCGAGCCATGTGCCCGCGAGGGACTGCAATCTGGGCAACAAAATCTGATCTCTGTCGGCCACCGAGCGCAGCGTGCTCAAGCCGCGCTCGGTAAAACGCGCCGCGCCTTGATCACTCAGTAGCGCTTCCGCACACGGGGTCAACCAGGTTCCCTGCGGACGCTTGCGCAAATGCAGGGGCAAATCGGTAAATTGACCGGATGTCACCAGCTGTACGCTGCCGGTCTCGGTGTACTTCTGACACAGGGACAGCAGCACCAGGTAGGCACTGTTGCCCCACAGGTAGTATTGATGCCCCAGATCTTCCGTCAGCTCTTCAAAATCGAAGCTCTCGGTACGTGCGGTATCTGCACCAAATGGCAATCGCAGCATAAATCGCGGCGCAGCCAACGCCAGATGACGACTGCCGCTGAACTCCCGGATAGCCTGCCACGCCCGCTCAAAGTCTTCAGAAGGCTGATATTGCCAATCTTCCGGGTCCAGGGATCCGGCAAGGCTGGTACAACCCGCCAGCCGATTATCTCCCCCTAGGATGACCGCACTGCCGGCCGCCTCTGCAATTGTGGCGAGATCAATCAACCCGTGCAGATCTCGCTCGTCATCGCGAATATAGAAATCGCCGAGGATCAAGTTGAATGGCATATCGCCAGCAACCGACTCCTGTTGCACCAGACGTTTGAATAACTGCGACTGCTCCAGGTCATCTTCCGCCTGCACAAAGTCGGCAAAAATCTCATCTTTGGTCACATCGATCAGGTGTAGCTCAAGACCGGGGTGATCATCGAGCCGTCGCAACAGCAAGTGCAGGCTGCGCCAACTGGCCTCCAGGTGCCTGAAGTCGCTATGGTGCATGATCTTGCGCATCGCTTCGGATGCGGCCTCGTTCACAGCATTCAAATAAACACTCTGATCCTGTGCCGGCTTCGCCTGCACATAAGGCGCAACGATATCCTTGATCAATCGATCCACCTGAATCCCGGCGGCCGCAGAACCCTGCCCGGCCTGCTGCCTGCCTGCAGCGAGATCATCTGCGCTATAACCATTCCCGGACAGGATCGCATCCAGCATGGATTGTGCGGCTGACGATTCTGGCTGAAGCGCTGATTGCGACTGTATGCCAGTATCCCACTGCTGGATTTCAGCCACCGCATCGGCGTAGCGGGCTGGATCAAGCAACTGTTTCTCGAGCTTGATGAACTCCTGAAACAGGGCAAGTCGATGGTAGAGAAAATCCGGGTGTAGATCGTCAAACTCCAGTAGCGCGATGGGCGCTTCTGATACCGGTAACTTTATCGCTACACCCATACGCTCAAACAGCGTTTCAAAATTGTCTTTGCGTACACGATGGGAAGGGCGCTGTGAAATGGACTCCGGTTCACACAGGCCGCGGCTGGCACGCCCACTGAAATCGCCGAGAATGGCCACTTTCAATCGATTCTGCGACGCACTCATACTGTCTGCTCCAGAGTTTTTTCTTCTGCTGCTTTTTCCGGCGCAGTAGCACTGACTGCTGGCGCTTTCTGACCCAATAGCTTTTCCTGCACTGTTTTTTCCTGCGCCGTCCTTTCCTGCACTTTGTCCTTCCTGGATTTACGCGGTCGCCCCCGCTTCAGCGGGCGCACACGCTGATTTGCGATCTGCTCGATCTTCTCCTTGAATACATCGCCACCCAATACCTGGCCCACCTTGATGGTTTCGGCGATGTACTCCAGCAACCGACGGTCAAATCGATACCGGAACAGCTTCCGATAGGCTTCCGCTCTCTCGCTAGGCGTGTCCCCCAGCTGCAGGTAAAGCCAGTGGTCACTGATCACATCACTGCGCTCCACACTTGCGTGGTGATTGAAACTGGACCAGCGGTAATCTCCCAGTGAGTCCGCCAGCCCCAGGTACAAAGGCCGCAACTCTACATACCGGTAGCAGGTAAGCAGATAGGCGTCGGAGTCAATCAGGCTGGACTTATACCTGCCCGCCCACAATGTGCCGGAACGCTTGTACCGGTGATTGATGAATTGCACATAGCGCCGCCCCAGAGATTGCATCATGGAGGGCACGCCATCCGGAACACGGGGCGTACCGATAATCTGCACCATGTTGGGCAGCAACACGTAGGCGTGAATATCGACACGATACTGATCCGCGGCACTACGGAGGCTGAGCAGGTAAAACTGATAGTCTTCCTCATCAAAAAAGCACGGTAGATTATTGTGCCCTACCTGGACAATATGCTGAGGGATATCTATCAGATTCAGTCTGGGAAGACGGGGCATATTGCCAAAAATTCCTTCTTAATTTGTACATCCGTACCAACTTCACACTCATCCCGGTGAAGGGAGAGGCATTATTACAAATGATCCAAAAAAAATTCAAATCATTGGCGCGCTCACGTTAACATTACTTGTTCATTGCTACAGAAATTTGCCAGGCACTTTTTTCAGCATCTAATTAGTACGATTTTTCAGTGCCTAATTAGTACGATCGTGCCGATTAACTGTAACGACATAGTAAGAACAGGGAGTAACAGGTTCGCATGGAGTCCATCAGCCTGGCGGTCAATGGTCGCACTGACATCGGTCAGGTGCGCGAAGAAAATGAAGATAGTATTCACTGTTACAGTGATTCTGAAACGGATTTTGCCTACGTGGTGGTAGCAGATGGCATGGGTGGTTACAGTGGCGGTGCGGTAGCAAGTCGCATCACTGTAGACACACTGAAAGAACATCTGGATGAACTGGTCAACGGCACCTTTCTCGCCTGCTCCCCTCAGCAACAACAGCTTATGCTTCGCGCCTGCCTGCTGGACAGCTGCGCTATCGCCAACCAGAAAATTCTCGAGGCAAAGAGCCTGCGACCGCAATTTTCCCATATGGGGACCACGTTGGTGGCTGCGGTCATCTGGCAGAATTTCCTGATAGTCGCACATGTGGGGGATTCCCGCGCCTACCTCTGGAACGAATACGGATTGCAGCGGCTGACCCGGGACCACAGTGTGGTTCAGGAAATGATTGACCGCGGTCAACTGACCCCGGAACAGGCACAGACGTCCCAGGTAAGAAATCATATTACCCGGGCCCTGGGTGTGGAAAACCAGGTTGATGTCACCATCAATAGCTGGAACCTGACCGAAAATGCACTGCTGTTACTGTGCAGCGACGGTCTGACGGAATATCTGGATGACTCCACCATCGAGCGGATACTGGCCACTCATCGCCCTGCACTGGAATGCGTCTATCGATTCATTGACGACGCAAACCAGTGTGGTGGGCGCGATAATATCAGCGCCGGCATCATCGAATACTGTAACCGTGCCCAGTCAGCCGCAGCCCTCAGCGATGACGCGATCACTCTGAGACCGGCGAACAGGGAAGACACTACTCAGAGGAAAGTACACCGCTGAGCAGAGGAAACTCTTTACGTAAATCACACAACCGCGAGCGCACGACATGACACCGGATCGTCTGGTCGACTTTGTACCGTCGGTACTCAATCAGCTTTCAACGAATGGCCGCCTCCCCGAGCATCGAGACAGTATCTCCCTCTGCCAGTGGTTCAACCTGCAGGACCCGCAAAGCGGTACGTCTACACCGGTTACCCCACACCAGGATTTGTGGCCCGACTGTCCCGGAGTTTCCGCCACAAACTACACACTTGCCCGCGCGCCCAGGGTCGACTCACTGATCCTGCCCTCGGAAATGCCAGTGCTCTTCTGCAACCAACCGGGCAGTTCGCCGGACGGGCAGACGATACCTTCTCTCGACAAATCTGTGCATATTGCCAATCACGTACTGGCCTGCAATGGAAGACTGGTTTTCAGTCGATCGGACTTTCAGCTGCCAGGTCCCATCCCATTTATCTGGCAGCGGTTTTACCGTCAGGGTGAAGAGCGCGATTGCGGCCTCGGAGTCGGGTGGCGGCACACCCTGAGCGAAGTACTCGAGCTTCCCGATAGCGGCGCCAGCAATCAGCAGGCACTGCTTCTGCATACGGCTGAAGGACGTCAGGTTTACTTCGATCTCCCACCCATCGGGCACGGGATATATAACCGCTGTGAAAAACTGTTACTGGTTCGCCAGAGCCTCCATAGTTTTCGATTATGTGGATTCAACACACCGGACAAGGTATTCCGCGCAGATGGTGCCAGTGGTCTGGCGCGGCTGAATGAAATTCGTGATCACTTCGGCAACACGCTCACTGTCGACTACCAGGGTGGACAACCGCAGAAGATCGTTACGTCCTGGGGACGTACCCTTCAGTTTCACTACAACCCCGCGACCGCAGGTGAAGCGGCACGACTCAGGGCAATTTCGCACAGCCCTTCCCCCCGGGACGCGCAGGAAATCTGCCGCTATGTTTATGAAGAACAGGTATTCGAAGGTATAGAGAAGTCCGATGCAGGCACCCGGCGGAATCCAGATTCGGAGAATGCGCAACCGACACCTTGGGCAAGGTTGATCTCTGCAGAGAGCGATAGTCTTACGGAGCACTATCAATATTCAGGTAGTTTTCTTACCGGCATCCAGCGTCGTTCTGGCGAGCGCTGGCATTTCAGCTTTGACCGCCAGTCGCGCTGCAACCACATTGAACACAACGAGCGAGTGATTCAGCTGCGCTGGCAGCAGGCACGCCAACGCTGTACCCAGTCAGTCACAGGTGAACACTCCACCTCCTGGCAATTTGATGGTCGCAACAATCTGCTGCGGCAACAGCAGGCGGAACGTGAGTACCGATATCTGTACGATCACTATAATAATCTGTGCTCACAGGTTGCTCCGGACGGAAAGCGGGACCTGTACAGATACGACGAGCTGGGGCGCCTTACCAGACACACCCGCAATGGGGTTCACCGTCGATTCGTATTTGATGCGCTCGGGCGCCTGTGCGGCGTGCAGGTATCAGGTGCACCGGACATTTCCGGAAACAGCACCTGGCGTTTCGTTTATGGCGATCACCCCCACCCGGAATCCATCGTCGACCCTCGCAGTAATCGTTGGCTGTGCGAATACGATGAACGCGGCCAATTGCGACTGTTGACCGACCCCGAAGGTGGGCAGGTTTCTCTACAGTGGGATGCTCAGGCACAATTGCAGGCGATACATCGCGGCAGCTGCAACTGGCAGTTTTCCTACGACCACTGGCATCGGCTTACCCACTTCAAAAGTGCCGACGGACGCGAGGAAAGCTGGCAGTATCAAAATAGCGGCAGCTTACAGCAAGCGCACCTGGCGGATGGTACCTATTCCATTGAGTACGATGAAGTTCAGCGTCCCATCCGCATCCATATGGATAATCAACTGTTTGCGCAGTGGCGCTATGACGAGTACGGACGCGTCTGCAGTATCGTCCTCCCCCGCAGTCCCCAGTGGCTACTCGAGTACCAGCCGGGTGGTCAACTTTGCCAGCTGCAGGTAGGTGAACAGCGTTACCACTGGCAATTCGATGCATTCGCGCAGACCAGCCTGCTGACCGATAGCAGTGGCAGGGAAATAGAATGGCAGTATAACTGTCGCGGACAGGTGACCGAGTATCGCGACTGTGACAATCACTGGTATTTACACTACGACGCCTGTGGCCAACTGCAGAAAATCCGCAACAACAGTGGCCAGCAGTGCGACTTCCATTTCGATCACTACGGTCGACTGACCCAGGCTGCTAACCAGCACGGCAGCCTTCGCTTTCGCTATGATGAGTCGGGACTTTTGATCGCCGAGCACCACGATATTCGTGAAGGCGAGAATCTGAGCATTAATCATCAGTATGATAGCCGCGGCTGGTTGAAGACTAGCGGCTCTGATCGCCTGAATATTACCTGCCTGTTTTCTCCGGACGCAAACCTGTTTGGGCTGGATGCCAATGGCGAACCGGTTCTGCGCAGTGAACAAAAAGAGGACCACTGGATTTGGAACCTTGGGCGCCTGAGCCTGCATCGCACCTTCCAACAAGGGCGGCTGGAAAGTGTTTCCTGGGGCTCAGAGCCTGAGAATGCGCGCTCGTTTGTGCAGGAGCGACGCGAACCCTCCACGCCACTACAGTTTTTGCCCATCAATTCCGAAACACATCGGGATCGCCGGGGATATATAGAGCGGGAAAACCGTCATAGCAGAAAACACCCCGCGCAAGCCACCGATAACGCACTCGGCAATCAGCACATTTATCACTACCAGTTTGATGGATGGGGATTACTTTCCAGTGCTGAGTGCGGGGATTTCAAAACCTATTTCCGCTACGATCCTTTCGGCAGAAGACTTTGGAAAACCAGCACCCACCGCCGCTCCGCACGTCAGCGCAGAGTGCTCACCCACTGGTGGAGTTTGGGGTTATGGAGCACGACAACCATCCAGGACGAACAGGAAATGCGCACCCATTACCTGCATCACCCACAACTGGCTACGCCATTGGCAAGAATACGTGCCGGCTCACCGGAGTATTTCATCGCTGACGATAATGCATCAATCCAGGGGCTGGCGGATGGCGAAGGGAATG
The Microbulbifer celer DNA segment above includes these coding regions:
- the tssJ gene encoding type VI secretion system lipoprotein TssJ, translated to MNWKNLNKFFIGCCALLLLAGCQTTRETLNFDTNVELTLSATTDVNPDSDGRSSPVVVRVFMLADDRQFSREEFLNLYENAESRLGRDLIDTVILKEFAPGEERVETLGLTPEVKYIGLLAEFVQYQRAESLMLLPIKPHNDNEYAVTLTDIKIVSTDALDRRQRAVTAKKREQDSGKTVTISSAEYERLQKLRQGE
- the tagH gene encoding type VI secretion system-associated FHA domain protein TagH, coding for MELILSVLADPQGANMLKHTKLFTPAGGTFGRADSNDWVLPDPDRVVSSRHGQIAFQENQYILTDHSTNGTYHNQAAEPIGKGNQVVLGDGDVIGVGDYQLKVAFRQRPAESELPQGVGGADFLDSSDRTTFSPAAAAKMQSAQEAQELDSWLEPGSGGGASQSGEWGYLATPDKDLGGSDFLGQPQVTDPLQALSGSSNHAAGSGSLGGLLDSGSHHGTAGGGQGWLQDDGDAWWKEASEQDHAPADQHSMQFSVSQPQPAVTPTPSDVATPAAGSSYVQPQGAVPSPQPAPPMGSSAQAPLSPEQNSENPFADSFSAIAGTQVQGAPGFEEPGSSPTVGSPAPSGLHGITPSAPATPAAPSSQRPQSPVPEPSGTEMVSPAATGFAGASQQFAPLQSGGNAEPQPQPQPQPQPQPQPQPQPQPTESMAGLARALGLNIPAEQLPALEQQGGAIITQTIERLIDLLRARNSIKNELRVQRTMIQTEANNPLKFSATAQDALNAMFSSLSTANGAFLSPQEAVRDSFDDLSDHQVAVLAGMRAGYESMLKFFSPENIERRVNNQGGVFASKNARNWEGFKEIYRAMVSDPDTCYRNLFGEEFAATYESQLSELKNARSLSGSEL
- a CDS encoding type VI secretion system contractile sheath domain-containing protein; this translates as MSASQNRLKVAILGDFSGRASRGLCEPESISQRPSHRVRKDNFETLFERMGVAIKLPVSEAPIALLEFDDLHPDFLYHRLALFQEFIKLEKQLLDPARYADAVAEIQQWDTGIQSQSALQPESSAAQSMLDAILSGNGYSADDLAAGRQQAGQGSAAAGIQVDRLIKDIVAPYVQAKPAQDQSVYLNAVNEAASEAMRKIMHHSDFRHLEASWRSLHLLLRRLDDHPGLELHLIDVTKDEIFADFVQAEDDLEQSQLFKRLVQQESVAGDMPFNLILGDFYIRDDERDLHGLIDLATIAEAAGSAVILGGDNRLAGCTSLAGSLDPEDWQYQPSEDFERAWQAIREFSGSRHLALAAPRFMLRLPFGADTARTESFDFEELTEDLGHQYYLWGNSAYLVLLSLCQKYTETGSVQLVTSGQFTDLPLHLRKRPQGTWLTPCAEALLSDQGAARFTERGLSTLRSVADRDQILLPRLQSLAGTWLAGPWA
- a CDS encoding transposase, whose product is MPRLPRLNLIDIPQHIVQVGHNNLPCFFDEEDYQFYLLSLRSAADQYRVDIHAYVLLPNMVQIIGTPRVPDGVPSMMQSLGRRYVQFINHRYKRSGTLWAGRYKSSLIDSDAYLLTCYRYVELRPLYLGLADSLGDYRWSSFNHHASVERSDVISDHWLYLQLGDTPSERAEAYRKLFRYRFDRRLLEYIAETIKVGQVLGGDVFKEKIEQIANQRVRPLKRGRPRKSRKDKVQERTAQEKTVQEKLLGQKAPAVSATAPEKAAEEKTLEQTV
- a CDS encoding Stp1/IreP family PP2C-type Ser/Thr phosphatase, yielding MESISLAVNGRTDIGQVREENEDSIHCYSDSETDFAYVVVADGMGGYSGGAVASRITVDTLKEHLDELVNGTFLACSPQQQQLMLRACLLDSCAIANQKILEAKSLRPQFSHMGTTLVAAVIWQNFLIVAHVGDSRAYLWNEYGLQRLTRDHSVVQEMIDRGQLTPEQAQTSQVRNHITRALGVENQVDVTINSWNLTENALLLLCSDGLTEYLDDSTIERILATHRPALECVYRFIDDANQCGGRDNISAGIIEYCNRAQSAAALSDDAITLRPANREDTTQRKVHR
- a CDS encoding DUF6531 domain-containing protein translates to MTPDRLVDFVPSVLNQLSTNGRLPEHRDSISLCQWFNLQDPQSGTSTPVTPHQDLWPDCPGVSATNYTLARAPRVDSLILPSEMPVLFCNQPGSSPDGQTIPSLDKSVHIANHVLACNGRLVFSRSDFQLPGPIPFIWQRFYRQGEERDCGLGVGWRHTLSEVLELPDSGASNQQALLLHTAEGRQVYFDLPPIGHGIYNRCEKLLLVRQSLHSFRLCGFNTPDKVFRADGASGLARLNEIRDHFGNTLTVDYQGGQPQKIVTSWGRTLQFHYNPATAGEAARLRAISHSPSPRDAQEICRYVYEEQVFEGIEKSDAGTRRNPDSENAQPTPWARLISAESDSLTEHYQYSGSFLTGIQRRSGERWHFSFDRQSRCNHIEHNERVIQLRWQQARQRCTQSVTGEHSTSWQFDGRNNLLRQQQAEREYRYLYDHYNNLCSQVAPDGKRDLYRYDELGRLTRHTRNGVHRRFVFDALGRLCGVQVSGAPDISGNSTWRFVYGDHPHPESIVDPRSNRWLCEYDERGQLRLLTDPEGGQVSLQWDAQAQLQAIHRGSCNWQFSYDHWHRLTHFKSADGREESWQYQNSGSLQQAHLADGTYSIEYDEVQRPIRIHMDNQLFAQWRYDEYGRVCSIVLPRSPQWLLEYQPGGQLCQLQVGEQRYHWQFDAFAQTSLLTDSSGREIEWQYNCRGQVTEYRDCDNHWYLHYDACGQLQKIRNNSGQQCDFHFDHYGRLTQAANQHGSLRFRYDESGLLIAEHHDIREGENLSINHQYDSRGWLKTSGSDRLNITCLFSPDANLFGLDANGEPVLRSEQKEDHWIWNLGRLSLHRTFQQGRLESVSWGSEPENARSFVQERREPSTPLQFLPINSETHRDRRGYIERENRHSRKHPAQATDNALGNQHIYHYQFDGWGLLSSAECGDFKTYFRYDPFGRRLWKTSTHRRSARQRRVLTHWWSLGLWSTTTIQDEQEMRTHYLHHPQLATPLARIRAGSPEYFIADDNASIQGLADGEGNVFWLAGNQGTQCPDEYRGDTQIVDSETRLHYVGFRYWHPGRRVYLDAPPTQLRWDMPAVATGQNATEQGATAQRNPTSIATAPIAVL